Proteins co-encoded in one Microbacterium hydrocarbonoxydans genomic window:
- a CDS encoding DUF899 family protein — protein MSTPDVPTSQNPLPPVVDPDTWRHELDALRVREKAATRELDAIAAQRRRLPMVELPEYTLVGADGPVRLAEVFDGHPQLIVYNHMWTDGNEWQCPGCTGFTSQFTRLDVLQRYYDARFVIVTNGPIDEALAYRERVGNRMTWYSSADSSFGADMDAGPNEGFGVNVFLRDGDTVYRTWHTNGRGTERLNNLHGLVDLLPYGRQEAWEESPEGWPQHPTYDRGMGSKEIAELYGALQGAGS, from the coding sequence GTGAGCACGCCAGACGTTCCGACGTCGCAGAACCCTCTTCCGCCCGTCGTCGACCCCGACACGTGGCGCCACGAGCTCGACGCTCTGCGCGTTCGTGAGAAAGCCGCGACCCGTGAGCTCGATGCGATCGCCGCGCAGCGCCGACGCCTGCCGATGGTCGAACTCCCCGAGTACACGCTCGTCGGCGCCGACGGGCCGGTGCGGCTCGCCGAGGTCTTCGACGGGCATCCGCAGCTCATCGTCTACAACCACATGTGGACCGACGGCAACGAGTGGCAGTGTCCCGGATGCACCGGTTTCACCTCGCAGTTCACCCGCCTCGACGTGCTCCAGCGCTACTACGACGCCCGCTTCGTGATCGTGACGAACGGCCCCATCGACGAAGCACTCGCCTATCGAGAGCGCGTCGGCAACCGCATGACCTGGTACTCCAGCGCCGACAGCTCGTTCGGAGCCGATATGGATGCGGGGCCGAACGAGGGATTCGGCGTGAACGTGTTCCTGCGCGACGGCGACACCGTGTACCGCACCTGGCATACGAACGGCCGCGGCACCGAACGGCTCAACAACCTGCACGGACTCGTCGACCTGCTTCCCTACGGCCGCCAGGAGGCGTGGGAGGAGTCGCCCGAGGGCTGGCCGCAGCACCCGACCTATGACCGGGGCATGGGGTCGAAGGAGATCGCCGAGCTGTACGGCGCGCTGCAGGGAGCAGGCTCCTGA
- a CDS encoding MFS transporter — protein sequence MASSRFAPLQRLVISVAVLASFVTFLDGTVVTVALPAISRELGGGITTQQWVVDAYLITLSALILLAGSLSDAYGRVLVMRVGLIAFGVASVAVAAAPDPLILIIARAAQGAAGALLVPSSLALITATMRGDLQSRAIGVWTAFTTGAQLVGPLLGGLFVDYLSWRLVFLINVIPIGVTLVLLARLKLSERPSGVRVDWLSGALCAIGLGAVVFALIEQPNLGWSSPAIWLPGIVGALLFALFIVRQQRSPAPLMPLSLFRVRDFAWGNLATLFVYAALSLNGFVIGVYLQQGAGLSATAAGLASLPVTVLLILLSSRAGSWAGRFGPRIFMTIGPLIMAVGALMLLLVAEQFDYLWQVLPAMVVLGLGLALTVAPLTSAILGAIDESRSGIASAVNNAVSRVAGLLVVAMLSTIIGGTLDLDGFHNAAWVTASLFAVGGVVSWIGIRRNPAESAPADVDAAR from the coding sequence GTGGCATCATCTCGCTTCGCTCCCCTGCAGCGCCTCGTCATCTCGGTGGCGGTGCTCGCGTCCTTCGTGACCTTCCTCGACGGAACCGTCGTCACCGTCGCCCTGCCCGCCATCAGTCGTGAGCTCGGAGGCGGCATCACCACCCAGCAGTGGGTCGTCGACGCGTATCTGATCACCCTGAGCGCGCTGATCCTGCTGGCGGGGTCGCTGTCGGACGCCTACGGCCGGGTGCTCGTGATGCGCGTGGGGCTGATCGCCTTCGGCGTGGCCTCCGTCGCCGTGGCCGCGGCTCCCGACCCGCTGATCCTCATCATCGCGCGCGCCGCCCAGGGAGCCGCCGGGGCACTGCTGGTGCCGAGTTCGCTCGCCCTGATCACCGCGACCATGCGCGGCGACCTGCAATCCCGGGCGATCGGCGTGTGGACCGCATTCACGACCGGCGCGCAGCTCGTCGGCCCGCTCCTCGGCGGCCTCTTCGTCGACTACCTGTCGTGGCGTCTGGTCTTTCTGATCAACGTCATCCCGATCGGCGTGACGCTCGTGCTGCTCGCCCGCCTGAAGCTCTCGGAGCGCCCGAGCGGCGTGCGCGTCGACTGGCTGAGCGGAGCGCTGTGCGCGATCGGCCTGGGTGCAGTCGTGTTCGCTCTGATCGAGCAGCCGAACCTGGGCTGGTCCTCCCCCGCGATCTGGCTGCCGGGCATCGTCGGCGCTCTGCTGTTCGCTCTCTTCATCGTGCGGCAGCAGCGGTCGCCTGCTCCGCTCATGCCGCTATCGCTCTTCCGCGTGCGCGACTTCGCCTGGGGCAACCTCGCGACCCTCTTCGTGTACGCGGCGCTCTCGCTGAACGGCTTCGTGATCGGCGTGTATCTGCAGCAGGGCGCGGGGCTCAGCGCCACAGCAGCGGGCCTCGCGAGCCTGCCCGTGACGGTGCTGCTGATCTTGCTCAGCTCTCGCGCAGGGTCGTGGGCGGGGCGCTTCGGTCCGCGCATCTTCATGACGATCGGCCCACTGATCATGGCGGTGGGCGCCCTGATGCTGCTGCTCGTCGCCGAGCAGTTCGACTACTTGTGGCAGGTGCTGCCCGCGATGGTCGTGCTGGGTCTCGGCCTCGCCCTCACAGTCGCCCCTCTCACCTCCGCGATCCTGGGAGCGATCGACGAGTCGCGGTCGGGCATCGCCTCGGCCGTCAACAACGCGGTCTCGCGCGTCGCGGGTCTGCTCGTCGTCGCGATGCTGTCGACCATCATCGGCGGCACGCTCGATCTCGACGGCTTCCACAACGCCGCCTGGGTGACGGCGTCGCTGTTCGCGGTGGGTGGAGTCGTGTCGTGGATCGGAATCCGTCGGAACCCGGCCGAATCCGCGCCCGCCGACGTCGACGCCGCTCGTTGA
- a CDS encoding YbdK family carboxylate-amine ligase — translation MARFGIEEEFVLLDEKTLVPLAMTPQSRARLVGTRPSGEVTPEYLTCQLETATAPLATRADGVQQLREMREMLGAQAAEHGAIVAPTGTPFIAPHRFIVSRSPHYDAVADHLAEITREHEVNGLHVHVEVPDDEERVRALNRVRPWLPVLLALSGNSPFSKGRPSGFASWRSLLIRRLPASWSPPRFADLADYRARVTELVSMGAIPEASSIAWTVRLSENFPTVEVRVCDVQLTVDDTLLAVALIRALVLSDELGDAPRVPHDTIDSSLWTAARQGPDARIVDPCTGGIVPAQEVVTRMLERVEPALEQHGDREFVVDALARIRADGTGAQRQLRTHAERGVEGLRHLYRAGTASPEQRPAEN, via the coding sequence GTGGCCCGGTTCGGGATCGAAGAGGAATTCGTCCTCCTCGACGAGAAGACGCTCGTTCCGCTGGCCATGACGCCGCAGTCGCGGGCCCGCCTGGTCGGAACGCGACCGTCGGGTGAGGTGACGCCGGAATACCTCACGTGCCAGCTCGAGACGGCGACCGCGCCGTTGGCCACCAGAGCCGACGGGGTGCAGCAACTGCGCGAGATGCGTGAGATGCTCGGCGCCCAGGCCGCCGAGCACGGTGCGATCGTGGCGCCGACCGGCACGCCGTTCATCGCACCGCACAGATTCATCGTGTCGCGCTCGCCGCACTACGACGCGGTCGCCGATCACCTGGCCGAGATCACCCGCGAACACGAGGTCAACGGCCTGCACGTGCACGTCGAGGTGCCCGACGACGAAGAGCGGGTGCGCGCCCTCAACCGCGTGCGGCCGTGGTTGCCGGTGCTGCTCGCCCTGAGCGGCAATTCACCGTTCAGCAAGGGTCGTCCCTCGGGATTCGCCAGCTGGCGGAGCCTCCTGATCCGCCGCCTGCCTGCATCGTGGAGCCCTCCCCGATTCGCCGATCTGGCCGACTACCGAGCGCGTGTGACCGAGCTCGTCTCGATGGGCGCGATTCCCGAGGCCAGCTCGATCGCGTGGACGGTGCGTCTGTCGGAGAACTTCCCGACCGTCGAGGTGCGCGTGTGCGACGTGCAGCTGACGGTCGACGACACCCTGCTCGCCGTCGCCCTGATCCGCGCGCTGGTGCTCAGCGACGAGCTCGGCGATGCTCCGAGGGTGCCGCATGACACGATCGACTCGTCACTGTGGACGGCGGCGCGACAGGGACCGGATGCGCGCATCGTCGACCCGTGCACGGGCGGCATCGTCCCGGCGCAGGAGGTGGTGACGCGGATGCTCGAGCGAGTCGAGCCGGCCCTCGAGCAGCATGGCGATCGCGAGTTCGTCGTGGACGCCCTGGCGCGCATCCGTGCCGACGGAACCGGCGCTCAGCGCCAGCTGCGCACGCATGCCGAGCGAGGAGTCGAGGGGCTCCGCCACCTCTACCGCGCGGGCACTGCATCCCCCGAGCAACGACCGGCCGAGAACTGA
- a CDS encoding Rho termination factor N-terminal domain-containing protein — translation MPGRRNSSLKDPELYEELRDDGASKEKAARISNAAARDGRSSVGRRGGEHGDYEDWTVDELRARAKEIGLSGYSRKRKADLISALRNH, via the coding sequence ATGCCAGGACGCAGGAACAGCTCTCTCAAGGATCCGGAACTCTACGAGGAGCTCCGTGATGACGGAGCATCGAAGGAGAAGGCCGCGCGGATCTCGAACGCGGCAGCGCGTGACGGCCGCAGCTCCGTGGGCCGCCGCGGCGGCGAGCACGGCGACTACGAGGACTGGACGGTGGACGAACTCCGCGCCCGCGCCAAGGAGATCGGCCTCAGCGGCTACAGCCGCAAGCGCAAGGCCGATCTGATCTCCGCACTGCGGAATCACTAG
- a CDS encoding CsbD family protein gives MSAGDDIKNNAEKLGGKAKEGLGKLTDNEELEAEGRTDQTKASAKQAGENVKDAAHKAGENVRDGFTE, from the coding sequence ATGAGTGCCGGAGACGACATCAAGAACAACGCCGAGAAGCTGGGCGGAAAGGCCAAGGAAGGCCTCGGCAAGCTGACCGACAACGAAGAGCTCGAGGCTGAAGGCCGCACGGATCAGACCAAGGCGTCGGCCAAGCAGGCCGGCGAGAACGTCAAGGATGCCGCGCACAAGGCCGGCGAGAACGTCCGAGACGGCTTCACGGAGTAG
- a CDS encoding FBP domain-containing protein, giving the protein MRPIDERTLRASFINASRKEVSDLSLPPGFADLDFSTLDYLGWVDPKLPRRSYVVTWVDDVATGVMLQRAEQRVIARAQCSWCEDVTLRNDVQLYVARKAGPAGRKGDTVGTLVCAEFGCSHNVRILPPLAYEGYDRELAREMRIVKLQEHVAAFIAAVSG; this is encoded by the coding sequence ATGCGTCCCATCGACGAGCGCACCCTGCGCGCCTCTTTCATCAACGCCTCCCGCAAGGAGGTCTCGGATCTCTCGCTGCCGCCCGGCTTCGCCGACCTCGACTTCTCGACGCTCGATTACCTCGGCTGGGTCGATCCCAAGCTCCCACGTCGCTCCTACGTGGTCACCTGGGTCGACGACGTCGCCACCGGCGTCATGCTGCAGCGGGCCGAGCAGCGGGTCATCGCCAGGGCACAGTGCTCGTGGTGTGAAGACGTGACCCTGCGCAATGACGTGCAGCTGTACGTCGCGCGCAAGGCGGGCCCGGCCGGACGCAAGGGCGATACCGTCGGCACGCTCGTCTGCGCCGAGTTCGGATGCTCGCACAACGTCCGCATCCTCCCGCCGCTCGCCTATGAGGGCTACGACCGCGAACTCGCCCGCGAGATGCGCATCGTGAAGCTGCAGGAGCACGTCGCGGCGTTCATCGCCGCGGTCTCGGGCTGA
- a CDS encoding Type 1 glutamine amidotransferase-like domain-containing protein gives MKLLFLSLGPGAMRPFLDSVGNGSSLRVGYIGDAQVAYADAPWVLAERRAIVALGHELADITARDVSAVDFAATLSAIDAVYVAGGSTFALLEALRVTGNDVVLAQRVRDGLPYIGLSAGSIIAGPDITPASLMDDPADGPALADLSGLGLVDRTVIPHADGRLEQYPPSLIAETIADYGATHRLLPLRDDQALLIEGDRETVIGSAL, from the coding sequence ATGAAGCTCCTTTTCCTGTCCCTCGGCCCCGGCGCGATGCGGCCGTTCCTCGACAGTGTCGGGAACGGATCCTCGCTGCGCGTCGGGTACATCGGCGACGCCCAGGTCGCGTATGCCGACGCGCCCTGGGTGCTCGCCGAGCGACGCGCCATCGTCGCGCTCGGTCACGAGCTCGCCGACATCACGGCGCGCGATGTCTCGGCCGTCGACTTCGCGGCGACGCTGTCGGCGATCGATGCCGTCTACGTGGCCGGCGGCAGCACCTTCGCGCTTCTCGAGGCGCTGCGGGTCACCGGGAACGACGTCGTGCTCGCACAGCGGGTCCGCGACGGACTGCCGTACATCGGCCTGAGCGCGGGGTCGATCATCGCGGGGCCGGACATCACTCCGGCGTCGCTGATGGACGACCCCGCAGACGGGCCCGCTCTGGCCGACCTGTCGGGATTGGGGCTGGTCGACCGCACGGTGATCCCGCATGCCGACGGTCGACTCGAGCAGTACCCGCCCTCGTTGATCGCCGAGACGATCGCCGACTACGGAGCCACCCACCGGCTGCTTCCGCTGCGCGACGATCAGGCGCTGCTCATCGAGGGCGATCGCGAGACGGTGATCGGCTCGGCGCTGTAG
- a CDS encoding glycoside hydrolase family 3 N-terminal domain-containing protein, translated as MSQYADSAPRSPRVDALLRRMTLDEKQAQLVGFWVDQGVEVVAPMSGEKKSSSRYEDASTHGIGHLTRVYGTRPVDPVERAAWLWGEQRRLQRETRLGIPAIVHEECLTGLAAWKAATFPTPLAWGASFDPELVEEVGRAIGSSMRTLGIHQGLAPVLDVIRDPRWGRVDECIAEDPLVVGRVGTAYVRGLQSEGVHATLKHFVGYSASRAGRNHAPVSIGQREIEDVLLPPFEMAVREGGARSVMNSYVDIDGVPVTADARYLTGILRDRWGFDGVVVSDYFAIDFLQSMHRAAADSADAARMALTAGIDVELPSPDAYRTLADQVRDGRLAPEILDRAVARVLAQKEELGLLDADFDTPPTAIDLDPAEHRALARRLAEESVVLLSNDGSLPLAPSALSRIAVIGPNADSTEALMGCYSFVNHVLAHHPETPAGIALPTVAEALRDEFPHADITTTAGCAVDGVDRSGLPAAADAASGADVAVVVVGDRAGLFGRGTVGEGNDVDDLELPGVQRELVEAVVATGTPVILIVMTGRPYVLDWALPARAGAAGTVTGLGAVDTSTAADAAPAGTPVAVLQTFFPGEEGAPALAALLSGRTVPSGRLPVSLPRSAGAQPYSYLHPVLGGRTDVTSADSTPVRPFGFGLSYTTFSHDHLTVPATAAAGETFTATVRVRNTGAVEATDVVQLYAHDEVASVTRPVAQLLDFRRVSLASGAETVVEFDVPIDRLAFTGLDGVKRVERGSIRLWVGAACDDEETVARLEIV; from the coding sequence ATGTCGCAGTACGCAGACTCCGCGCCGCGCTCCCCACGAGTCGACGCGCTGCTCCGCCGCATGACCCTCGACGAGAAGCAGGCGCAGCTCGTCGGCTTCTGGGTCGATCAGGGGGTCGAGGTCGTCGCACCCATGTCGGGCGAGAAGAAGAGCTCTTCGCGCTACGAGGATGCGTCGACGCACGGCATCGGCCACCTCACCCGCGTGTACGGCACCCGCCCGGTCGACCCGGTCGAGCGGGCGGCGTGGCTCTGGGGCGAGCAGCGGCGGTTGCAACGGGAGACCCGGCTCGGCATCCCGGCGATCGTGCACGAGGAGTGCCTGACCGGCCTCGCCGCATGGAAGGCCGCGACCTTCCCCACCCCGCTCGCCTGGGGCGCGTCGTTCGACCCCGAGCTCGTCGAGGAGGTGGGGCGGGCGATCGGGTCGTCGATGCGCACGCTCGGCATCCATCAGGGGCTCGCCCCCGTGCTCGACGTCATCCGCGATCCCCGGTGGGGCCGGGTCGACGAGTGCATCGCCGAGGATCCGCTCGTGGTCGGCAGGGTCGGCACCGCCTACGTGCGCGGTCTGCAGTCCGAGGGCGTGCACGCCACGCTGAAGCACTTCGTCGGGTACTCCGCCTCGCGGGCTGGTCGCAACCACGCCCCCGTGAGCATCGGTCAGCGGGAGATCGAGGATGTGCTCCTGCCGCCGTTCGAGATGGCGGTGCGCGAGGGCGGCGCCCGCAGCGTCATGAACTCCTACGTCGACATCGACGGCGTGCCCGTCACCGCCGACGCGCGGTATCTCACCGGCATCCTGCGCGACCGCTGGGGCTTCGACGGTGTTGTCGTGTCGGACTACTTCGCGATCGACTTCCTGCAGAGCATGCATCGCGCCGCCGCCGACTCCGCCGACGCCGCACGGATGGCGCTCACCGCAGGCATCGACGTCGAGCTGCCGTCGCCCGATGCGTATCGCACGCTCGCCGATCAGGTGCGCGACGGGCGACTCGCACCCGAGATCCTCGACCGCGCGGTCGCCCGGGTGCTCGCCCAGAAAGAGGAGCTCGGTCTGCTGGATGCCGACTTCGACACTCCACCGACGGCGATCGACCTCGATCCGGCAGAGCACCGAGCGCTGGCCCGCCGCCTCGCCGAGGAGTCGGTCGTGCTGTTGAGCAACGACGGCTCGTTGCCGCTGGCACCCTCGGCACTGTCGCGCATCGCGGTGATCGGCCCGAACGCCGACAGCACCGAAGCCCTGATGGGCTGCTACTCGTTCGTCAACCACGTGCTGGCGCATCACCCTGAGACGCCCGCGGGCATAGCGCTGCCCACAGTCGCCGAGGCGCTGCGCGACGAGTTCCCGCACGCCGACATCACGACCACGGCCGGATGCGCGGTCGACGGCGTCGATCGCTCGGGTCTCCCTGCCGCTGCGGATGCGGCGAGCGGCGCCGACGTCGCGGTCGTCGTCGTCGGCGACCGGGCTGGCCTCTTCGGGCGCGGCACGGTCGGCGAAGGCAACGACGTCGACGACCTCGAGCTGCCGGGGGTCCAACGCGAGCTGGTCGAGGCCGTGGTCGCCACCGGCACCCCGGTGATCCTGATCGTGATGACCGGGCGTCCGTATGTGCTCGACTGGGCGCTGCCTGCCCGCGCGGGAGCTGCCGGCACCGTGACCGGGCTCGGCGCGGTCGACACCTCGACAGCCGCCGACGCAGCACCCGCCGGCACCCCCGTCGCAGTGCTGCAGACGTTCTTCCCCGGCGAGGAGGGCGCTCCCGCATTGGCCGCGCTGCTGAGTGGCCGGACCGTCCCGTCGGGGCGGCTGCCGGTGTCACTGCCGCGTTCGGCGGGCGCACAGCCCTATTCGTACCTGCATCCCGTGCTCGGCGGTCGGACGGATGTGACGAGCGCGGACTCCACCCCGGTGCGCCCGTTCGGCTTCGGCCTCAGTTACACGACCTTCTCGCACGACCATCTCACCGTGCCGGCGACGGCCGCCGCGGGCGAGACGTTCACGGCCACCGTGCGGGTGCGCAACACCGGCGCCGTCGAGGCGACCGATGTCGTGCAGCTGTACGCGCACGACGAGGTCGCGAGCGTGACGCGTCCGGTGGCCCAGCTGCTGGACTTCCGTCGCGTCTCACTGGCATCGGGTGCCGAGACCGTGGTCGAGTTCGACGTGCCGATCGACCGCCTCGCCTTCACGGGACTCGACGGCGTGAAGCGCGTGGAGCGTGGCAGCATCCGCCTCTGGGTGGGCGCGGCCTGCGACGACGAGGAGACGGTGGCGCGGCTAGAGATCGTGTGA
- a CDS encoding carbohydrate ABC transporter permease → MTATSVLVTQRPARLGRSGRAPKPPLPWAHPTVYLVALIAVGLMLAPIAYIITGGFRTNAQITTDPAGFPAPWVVSNYLDVLTGSVFWRLVGNSTIVALATTAGTVALALMAAYVLARYRFAGRGVLYAFFAAGLMFPLTVAITPLYIVVRSLGLMNSLGGVILPQIAFALPTTIIILVPFLRAIPDEIEEAAFIDGCSRIGFFWRMVLPLSLPGVITTGILAFIGSWNGYLLPLFILNDQAAFTLPLGVQSFASQYSVDTAKVLAFTSLSMIPALIFFSLFERRIVGGLTGAVKG, encoded by the coding sequence ATGACCGCCACCTCGGTGCTCGTCACCCAACGTCCCGCACGTCTCGGACGCTCGGGACGCGCACCCAAGCCCCCGCTGCCGTGGGCGCATCCGACCGTCTACCTCGTCGCGCTGATCGCGGTGGGTCTGATGCTCGCGCCCATCGCGTACATCATCACCGGCGGGTTCCGCACGAACGCCCAGATCACGACCGACCCGGCGGGGTTCCCTGCCCCCTGGGTGGTGTCGAACTATCTCGATGTGCTCACCGGCAGCGTGTTCTGGCGGCTCGTGGGCAACTCGACGATCGTCGCCCTCGCGACGACCGCGGGCACCGTCGCCCTGGCGCTGATGGCCGCGTACGTGCTCGCCCGCTACCGGTTCGCCGGCCGCGGCGTGCTCTACGCGTTCTTCGCCGCGGGCCTCATGTTCCCGCTCACGGTCGCGATCACCCCGCTGTACATCGTGGTGCGCAGCCTGGGGCTCATGAACTCCCTCGGCGGCGTCATCCTGCCCCAGATCGCCTTCGCCCTGCCGACGACCATCATCATCCTCGTACCGTTCCTCCGGGCGATCCCCGACGAGATCGAGGAGGCCGCGTTCATCGACGGGTGCAGTCGCATCGGGTTCTTCTGGCGCATGGTGCTGCCGCTCTCCCTCCCCGGGGTCATCACCACCGGCATCCTGGCCTTCATCGGCAGCTGGAACGGTTATCTGCTGCCGCTGTTCATCCTCAACGACCAGGCGGCGTTCACCCTGCCGCTCGGTGTGCAGTCGTTCGCCTCGCAGTATTCGGTGGACACCGCGAAAGTGCTCGCCTTCACGTCGCTGTCGATGATCCCCGCGCTGATCTTCTTCAGCCTGTTCGAGCGGCGCATCGTGGGAGGACTCACCGGTGCGGTCAAGGGCTGA
- a CDS encoding sugar ABC transporter permease, protein MPQRKRDTRARLEVILLAGPALLVFLAFVIFPVLMAAYYGFFSWQGYGPPTDFVGLKNYLTILQDPLFHDALAHNGFILVFSLVLQGPIAIVLALLLNRKMRGQSLIRVLIFVPYVISEVVVGTGWSLMLQTNGALNAMLTNMGLGFLATDWLSDPGIAIWTLMAIITWKYIGFAVILFLAGLQGIPEELHEAAAIDGASYWQIQWRITLPLLAPTLRIWAFLSIIGSLQLFDLVYIIWGQYIASTAGTSTMATYMVSEGRNAGNYGYGNAVAVVLFLISLVVALIYQRAVLRKDTDGALTGDSGRTRGKRSRSRSSHDALPQDAAADAATAADTTQKEYVR, encoded by the coding sequence ATGCCGCAGCGAAAGCGTGACACGCGCGCCCGGCTGGAAGTGATCCTTCTGGCCGGGCCCGCCCTGCTCGTCTTCCTCGCCTTCGTCATCTTCCCGGTGCTGATGGCGGCGTACTACGGCTTCTTCAGCTGGCAGGGCTACGGACCGCCCACCGACTTCGTCGGGCTGAAGAACTACCTCACGATCCTCCAGGACCCGCTGTTCCACGACGCGCTCGCGCACAACGGCTTCATCCTGGTGTTCTCTCTCGTGCTCCAGGGCCCGATCGCCATCGTGCTGGCGCTGCTGCTGAATCGCAAGATGCGGGGGCAGTCGCTGATCCGCGTGCTGATCTTCGTGCCCTATGTGATCTCCGAGGTCGTGGTGGGCACCGGATGGAGCCTCATGCTCCAGACCAACGGCGCCCTCAACGCGATGCTGACCAACATGGGGCTGGGGTTCCTCGCCACCGACTGGCTCTCCGACCCCGGCATCGCGATCTGGACCCTGATGGCGATCATCACCTGGAAGTACATCGGCTTCGCCGTCATCCTGTTCCTCGCCGGGCTTCAGGGAATCCCTGAGGAGCTGCACGAGGCGGCGGCGATCGATGGAGCCTCGTACTGGCAGATCCAGTGGCGCATCACCTTGCCGCTGCTCGCACCCACGCTGCGCATCTGGGCGTTCCTGTCGATCATCGGCTCGCTGCAGCTGTTCGACCTCGTCTACATCATCTGGGGGCAGTACATCGCGTCGACCGCAGGCACGTCGACCATGGCGACGTACATGGTCTCGGAGGGTCGCAACGCCGGCAACTACGGCTACGGCAACGCGGTCGCGGTGGTCCTCTTCCTCATCTCACTCGTCGTCGCACTGATCTATCAGCGTGCCGTGCTGCGCAAGGACACCGACGGCGCCCTCACCGGCGACTCGGGCCGCACACGCGGCAAGCGATCACGCTCGCGCTCGTCGCACGACGCCCTGCCGCAGGATGCGGCCGCAGACGCGGCCACCGCGGCAGACACCACACAGAAGGAGTACGTCCGATGA
- a CDS encoding extracellular solute-binding protein, with the protein MNSRRLPLATAVSVLAVGALALSGCTGDTSGDGGGGDGTMTLWHNSTTGPGVEFWEKTVADFEAENDGVTIDIQSVQNEDLDGKLQTALNSGDAPDIFLQRGGGKMAAMVKAGQLKDLTDAIEGGAKDEIPDAAYSANSLDGKIYAMPVAVLPGGLFYSQDLFDQAGITENPTTLDELEEATVALKSAGIDPIALGAKDAWPAAHWYYWFALRECSSDTLAAAADEMDFGDECWVRAGEDLQSFAETEPFNSGFLTTPAQQGAGSSAGLIANHEAAMELMGAWNPGVIGSLTPDQKPLADLSWFPFPEVDGGDGAPGSMMGGVDGYSCSVDAPDACVDFLNYLGTSAVQTEYYEAFNAPPVNTVAQEAVTEPYLQDILAAYNDAPYATQWLDTVYGQNVGNALNVAVVDLLAGNSSAEDLVKAVQDAAAKA; encoded by the coding sequence ATGAACAGCAGAAGGCTCCCCCTCGCCACAGCAGTCTCGGTGCTCGCCGTCGGAGCGCTCGCGCTCTCGGGCTGCACCGGCGACACCTCCGGCGACGGCGGTGGTGGTGACGGCACCATGACGCTCTGGCACAACTCGACGACCGGCCCCGGAGTGGAGTTCTGGGAGAAGACGGTCGCCGACTTCGAAGCCGAGAACGACGGCGTCACGATCGACATCCAGTCGGTGCAGAACGAAGACCTCGACGGCAAGCTGCAGACCGCGCTCAACTCGGGCGACGCCCCCGACATCTTCCTTCAGCGCGGCGGCGGCAAGATGGCGGCGATGGTCAAGGCCGGCCAGCTCAAGGATCTCACCGATGCGATCGAGGGCGGCGCGAAGGACGAGATTCCGGATGCCGCCTACTCGGCGAACAGCCTCGACGGCAAGATCTACGCGATGCCCGTCGCGGTGCTGCCCGGCGGTCTCTTCTACAGCCAGGATCTGTTCGACCAGGCAGGCATCACAGAGAACCCGACGACGCTCGACGAGCTCGAAGAGGCGACGGTCGCGCTGAAGAGCGCCGGCATCGACCCGATCGCCCTCGGGGCGAAGGATGCCTGGCCCGCCGCGCACTGGTACTACTGGTTCGCGCTCCGCGAGTGCAGCTCCGACACCCTGGCCGCGGCCGCAGACGAGATGGACTTCGGCGACGAGTGCTGGGTGCGTGCGGGCGAGGACCTTCAGTCGTTCGCCGAGACCGAGCCGTTCAACTCGGGCTTCCTCACGACCCCTGCACAGCAGGGCGCGGGCAGCTCCGCCGGACTCATCGCGAACCACGAGGCCGCCATGGAGCTCATGGGGGCGTGGAACCCGGGTGTCATCGGCTCGCTCACCCCTGACCAGAAGCCGCTGGCGGATCTCAGCTGGTTCCCCTTCCCCGAGGTCGACGGAGGCGATGGAGCCCCCGGTTCGATGATGGGCGGCGTCGACGGCTACTCATGCTCGGTCGATGCGCCCGACGCGTGCGTCGACTTCCTCAACTACCTCGGCACCTCCGCGGTGCAGACCGAGTACTACGAGGCATTCAACGCCCCGCCGGTGAACACCGTCGCGCAGGAGGCTGTGACCGAGCCCTATCTGCAGGACATCCTGGCCGCCTACAACGACGCTCCCTACGCGACGCAGTGGCTCGACACGGTCTACGGCCAGAACGTCGGCAATGCGCTGAACGTCGCGGTCGTCGACCTGCTCGCAGGCAACAGCTCCGCCGAGGACCTCGTCAAGGCTGTGCAGGATGCCGCAGCGAAAGCGTGA